Sequence from the Miscanthus floridulus cultivar M001 chromosome 16, ASM1932011v1, whole genome shotgun sequence genome:
AGGATCTGCGAACTATCCTCTGCAAGACTACTGATAGGCCTTTGCCCACAGGTTACCTCAAGAATGAAAATACCAAACGCATACACGTCTGTCATAGGTGTCGCCTTACCAGTGCGTGCCAGTTCTGGGGCAAGATATCCCATGGTACCAACTACATGTGTTGTTTGTGGGTCGCTGCCATGATCATACAACCTTGCAAGACCAAAGTCACCTAGACGTCCATTCATCTCACCGTCAAGTAGCACATTGCTTGCTTTGATGTCTCGGTGGATTACAACTTTCTCACACCTCTCATGGAGGTAAAATAGGCCAGATGCAACATCTTTGATGATTTGAAACCTTTGGGTCCAATCCAGAGTGGGATTATCCTCCTCACAATGTAAATACTTATCAAGACTTCCATTTGACATATAGTCATATACCAATAGGAGTTCGCCTTTTCTTCTGCAATAACCAAGTAGCTGGACAAGGTTGCGCTGACGGAGACGGCCAATACTGACAATCTCAGCAATAAACTCCTTCATTCCTTGCTTTGAGTCATGTGACACCCTCTTAACAGCAATCTCTAATTTGGAGACAGGAAGCACACCTTTATACACCTTCCCAAATCCTCCTAGGCCAAGTAGATTATTGTTCCTGAAGCCATCTGTAGCATGGAACAAATCCTTGTATGAAAACCGATGTGGTCCAAACTCGTCTTCCCAATCTTCTTTTATCTCAGCATACTTCATTCGCCAACGCACAAATAGAATTATCGTTGTGCCGACAATGAGGATGAATATGGCAGTGGCTATTGGTAGGGTGATCTTGAGCACCTTGGACCGAGGTTTCGGGCCAACATGAGGTAGCTTTGGCAACTTGGCGATATCGATCTGCGGAGCTGAGCTATTGATGCCCAAGCTGAAGCTCCAGCCGAGCACACAATACAGTGAATAGATTGGACCAGTTGATGCAGAGAAGCCAATGTAGGATGGATCTTCTAACACTGTTGAGAGGTTGTAGGTTGCTGAGAGTAGAGGCCTGGATGGTTTGGCTACCTTGAGTGGAGCCATGGTCACGTTGATCTGTGTGGTCTCGCCATTGTAGTCCACCCACACTTGCATCTCTCTGCTACTAATAAGGGACAAGTTACTAAACATACCATTCTTATTGTCATCGT
This genomic interval carries:
- the LOC136512587 gene encoding L-type lectin-domain containing receptor kinase SIT2-like, translated to MVHLSFLLFSLALNLVSSTTVVTGQDQFVFSGFSGSNLNLDGAATITPDGVLELTNRTVTIKGHAFYPTPWRFRRSPGEAVQSFSVAFVFGMVPIYPGKCTDGMAFLISPTKDFSGAQTSQYLGLLNKTSDRNSSNHIFAVELDTSQNTEFNDINDNHIGIDINSLTSFQPQSAGFYDDNKNGMFSNLSLISSREMQVWVDYNGETTQINVTMAPLKVAKPSRPLLSATYNLSTVLEDPSYIGFSASTGPIYSLYCVLGWSFSLGINSSAPQIDIAKLPKLPHVGPKPRSKVLKITLPIATAIFILIVGTTIILFVRWRMKYAEIKEDWEDEFGPHRFSYKDLFHATDGFRNNNLLGLGGFGKVYKGVLPVSKLEIAVKRVSHDSKQGMKEFIAEIVSIGRLRQRNLVQLLGYCRRKGELLLVYDYMSNGSLDKYLHCEEDNPTLDWTQRFQIIKDVASGLFYLHERCEKVVIHRDIKASNVLLDGEMNGRLGDFGLARLYDHGSDPQTTHVVGTMGYLAPELARTGYKETATQMRYTWH